The Acidimicrobiales bacterium genome contains the following window.
CTCGGGGTGGCGGGTCAGCCGAAGTCGAAGAGGTCCTCGAGGAAGCCGCCGCGCTTCTTCCGCTTGCGGCCGTGGCCGTGGTCGTCGTCGTCGTAGCGACGATCCCGATCCCGATCGCGGTCGTCGGAGCGGTAGTCGTCCCGGGGCGCCCGCTCCCGCTCGCGCTCCCGTTCCATCGGGCGGCTCTCGGTCGGGGAGTACGACGTGGCGGCGCGCTCGATGATCTTGTCCAGCTCACCCCGGTCGAGCCACACGCCCCGACATTGGGGGCAGAAATCGATCTCGATGCCTTCCCGGGAGGAGATGGAGAGGTCGGTGTCATCGACGGGGCACTTCATGCCCCCGACCCTACAGACCCTCCCGGCTCAGTCGTAACCGGTGGATACACGGACCCACGAGCGGCCGTCGAGGGTCACGGCGTGGATGTCGTACGAATCGCCCCCGGCCTGGCTGCCGTACACCGAGCGCACCTCGTGGCCGTCGACCGTGCCCGACCTCCGTTGCGCCGGCCCCTCGACCCGGCGCTCGATCTGGGCGGCCAGGTCGTCGAGCACGGCGTCGAGGTCACCGTCCACGGCGAGCACGGCGTCGTAGTTGGTGCTGATGCCACCGGTCGGCCACGCCGACATCACCGCCCGCGCCCCGTCCGGCACCCGCAGCGACACCACCCCGCCGTCCGGTTCCACGATGCCATCGCCCAGCCCGTCACCCGGCCCCGGCGGCTCCGGCCAGCCATCCGGCAGCGGCTCCTCCGGCATCCCGAGGTCCTGCTCCTCGGGCACCCCGGCGTCGGGTCGACCGCGGCGCTCCGACGTCAGCCACAGCACCGACACGGGCCGACCCCCGTCCGTCGTGCCCCGCAGGACGTCGGCCCTCAGCAGCTGCGCCGGGCTCTCCCACGAGGCGGAGCACTCGACCGTCCCGGACAGCCACGGCTGTGGCGAGCACCCCGCCCGGCGGTCCTCGTCGACGGGTGTCCCGAGGCCCAGGTCCGCCGCCTGCCGCGCGATGTCGGCCACTACGCCGTCCAGATCGCCCACCACCAGGAACCCCGCCGTCCACCCCTCGATGGCCACGTTGTCGTAGAGGTACAGGGCGTCGTCGTAGAGGACGTCACCCAGCAGCACCGTCCCCCCGGGCACCTCCAACCCGTCGGCCAGCGGCCCCGACGCCCGGTAGGCGCCCGCCAGCAGCGGCACGCCGGCGAGCTCGACGATCCGGCCGCCACCGCCGTCGTCGATCCCGCCGCCGCCCGTCTCCGTGTCGTCGTCCGCCAGCAGCACCGCCCCGCCGACGCCGGCCGTGGCCAACAGCACGGCCACCAGGACGACGATGCCCACCACGCGCCGACCCGACAGCCGTCCTTCCATCGCCGCACCGTAGGTCGGCGGCCGCACCGCGGGTCCGCGGGTCAGTGGGCTACCCGGCGGTCGAGCAGCCAGGCGCAGCCGGCGCCCACCCCCACGGCGCCGACAAGCCACACCGCCACGACCACGGTGCCGCGCCCGAGGCCGGCGCCCGACGCGTCGAAGAAGGCGATGCTGCGCATCCCGTCGCTCAGGTAGCGCAGCGGGTGCCAGGCGGCGATGAAGCGGAACGCCCCGGGGATCGCCTGGTAGGGGTAGATGCCGAGCGCCGCCGGTACGCCGAAGATCGTGGTGAACAGCACGCCGAGCAGCTCGCCGGCGATGCCGAACAGCGTGAGGAACACCAGCGAGATCATCGCCACGGCCGCCGCCCCGAGGGCGCCCAGCGCGTAGGCCTTGCCCGCCGACGACACGTCCATCCCGAACACCACCAGCGCCGTCCCCACCGCCAGAAGCCCCGCCAGCACGGCGGCGACGAACGTCGGCACGGCCTTCGCCACCCACAGCCGCAGCGGCCGCACCTCGTGGTCGACGCCGCCGATGCGCAGGTCGACCACCCGGCCGAACAGCTCCAGCCGTGATCCGCCCCGCAGCAGGTCGATGCCGACGCCCACGATGCTGGCGGCCAGGAAGCCGCCCAACGTGAGCATCACCGACAGGTAGAAGGGTGCGATGCCCCGCCCGGCCTTGTCGGGCAGCGCCACCACGGCCTGCTCCTTCGCCACCACCGGCTGGCCGATCACCGGCACCGTGTCGGCTCCCAGCACGGCGACCAGCTGCTGCCGCACGGTCGACGACGTCTCGGTGGTCGCCGCGGTCGACACCTGGGTGAAGATCGCCGGCTGGAAGAGGCCGGCGCCCTCGTTGCCCAGGAGCAGCAGCTCGGCCGGCTGCGCCGTCATCGGTGACGCGCCGATGGCCGCGATCGACGCCGAGAAGCCCTCGGGCACGACGATGGCGCCCCACAGGTCGTCGTCGCGCAGCCGACGCTCGGCCTCGGCCTGGCTGTCGAGCACCTGCCAGTCGACCCGACCGTCGCCGCTGGCCGTGACCTGCTCCTGCAGCTGGGCGCCCGAGTCGCCGTCGTCGGCGTTCACGAACCCGATCGGGGCGTCCCGGAGGTGCCCGACCGGGTCGACCAGGCCGCCGATGTAGCTCGCCGTCATCACCACGCCCATCAGGGCGGCGCCGACGACGGCGATCCAGGTCAGCGGGTGGCGGAGCATCCCGGGAGTCTGTCGGCACGCCCACTCTCCGTGGTGGACCAGCCGCCGGGCGGGCTACACCGGAGCGGTCGCGGCCGCGAACTGCGCCGCGTACAGGCGGGCGTAGGCGCCCTCGGCCGCCAGCAGCTCCTCGTGGGTGCCCTGCTCCACCACCTGGCCGGCCTCCATCACCAGGATCAGGTCGGCGTCGCGGATGGTCGAGAGCCGGTGGGCGATCACGAAGCTGGTGCGACCCTGCCGCAGCGAGCCCATCGCCTGCTGGATCAGCAGCTCGGTGCGCGTGTCGACCGAGCTGGTGGCCTCGTCGAGGATCAGGATCGCCGGCTCGGCCAGGAACGCCCGGGCGATGGTGATCAGCTGCTTCTCGCCGGCGCTGACGTTGCCGCCCTCGTCGCCCAGCCGCGTCTCGTAGCCGTCGGGCAGCGTGCGCACGAAGTGGTCGACGTGCGTGGCCTCGGCGGCCGCGACGATCTGCTCCCGGGTCGCATCCGCGGCGCCGTAGGCGATGTTGTCGGCGATCGTGCCGTCGAACAGCCAGGCGTCCTGCAGCACCATGCCGGTCTTGGAGCGCAGCTCCTCACGGCTCACGGTGGCGATGTCGACCCCGTCGACGGTGATCCGTCCCGAGCTGACCTCGTAGAACCGCATCAGCAGGTTGACCAGCGTGGTCTTGCCGGCCCCGGTCGGCCCCACGATGGCCACGGTCTGGCCGGGCTCGACGCACAGCGACAGGTCGTCGATGAGCGGGATGTCGGGGGCGTAGCGGAACGACACGTCCTCGAACGCCACCCGGCCGCGCCCGCCCCCGTTGACGGCGAGCCGTGGCGGCCCCACCGGCTCCTCGCTCTGCTCCGGGGCATCGAGCAGGGCGAACACCCGCTCGGCCGAGGCGACGCCCGACTGCAGCAGGTTGGCCATGCTCGCCACCTGGGTCACCGGCTGCCCGAACTGCCGCGAGTACTGGATGAACGCCTGCACCGACCCGAGGCTCAGCGTCCCCGACGCCACCTGCAGGCCACCGACGACGGCGACCACCACGAAGTTCAGGTTGCTGATGAACAGCATCGCCGGCTGGATGAGGCTAGAGGTGAACTGGGCCTTGAAGCTCGACGTGTAGAGGGTCTCGTTCTGCTCGTCGAAGGCGGCTGCGGCCTCCGGCTGGCGTCCGAACACCTTGACCAGGGCGTGGCCGGTGTACATCTCCTCGATGTGGGCGTTGAGCTGCCCGGTCGTCGCCCACTGGCGGACGAACTGGGGCTTGGCCCGCTTGCCGATCTGCGCCGCCACCAACATCGACAGCGGGATCGTCACCAGGGCGACCACCGCCAGCAGTGGCGAGATGAAGAACATCATCGCCAGCACGCCCAGGATCGTGAGCAGCGACACGGTGAGCTGGCCGAGGGTCTGCTGCATGGTCTGCGACAGGTTGTCGATGTCGTTGGTGGCGCGGCTGAGCAGCTCGCCGCGGGGCTGGCGGTCGAAGTAGCTGAGCGGCAGGCGCGACAGCTTGTCCTCGGTCTGCTCCCGCAGGCGCCGCATGGCCCGCTGGACGACCAGGCCGGTCAGTCGGAACTGGAGGTAGCCGAGCAGCGCGGCCCCCAGGTACACGGCCAGGACCAGCAGCAGGATGGAGCCGACCCGGCCGAAGTCGATGCCGTGGCCGGGGGTGAGGTCGAGCGAGCTGAGCAGGTCGGCCTGCCGGTCCTCGCCCTGCTCGCGCAGGCGGGCGATCAGCTCGGCCTTGTCGGTGCCGGCCGGGATGTGCTCGCTGACGGACCCGGAGAAGATCACGTCGGTGGCCTTGCCGAGCAGGCGCGGCCCCGAGACCGACAGGGCGACGCTGCACGCGGTCAGCAGCAGGGCGGTCAGCATCAGCCGGCGTTGGGGCCGGAGCATCGACAGGAGGCGGCGACTGGAGCCCCGCAGGTCGAGCGCCTTCTCGGTGGGGATGCCGCCGACGAACGGCGGCCCGGCCCGGTGTCCTCCCGGCGGCCCGGGATGGCGCGCGGGCGTGGTCTCGTCCTCGACGGGCCCACCGTTGTCGCCGTCCCCGTTCTCGCCGTCCCCGTCGCCGTTCCCGGCGTCGGCGGTCGGCCTCCCGCCGTTGCCGTCGCGTCCGCGACCGCGGGCGCCTCGACGTCCGTTCCCGCCCGTGGCGCGGCCCGGCTCGTCACCCGGCTCGCCGTTGCCCGGCTGCTGCTCGTCGTCGTCGCCGCTCACGCCGCGGCCTCCTGCTCGGTGAGCTGGGAGAGCACGATCTCCCGGTACGTCTCGTTGTCGGACATGAGCTCGGCGTGGGTGCCCTGGCCGACGATGCGGCCCAGGTCGAGCACCACGATGCGGTCGGCCTGGCGGATGGTGCTCACCCGCTGGGCCACCACGACGACGGTGGCGTCGGCCGTCTCGCCCGCCAGCGCCGCCCGCAGCGCCGCGTCGGTGCTGTAGTCGAGCGCCGAGAACGAGTCGTCGAACAGGTAGATCCGGGGCCGGTGGACGATCGCCCGGGCGATGGCGAGCCGCTGCCGCTGCCCGCCCGACACGTTGGTGCCGCCCTGGGCGATGGGGGAGTCGAGGCGCTCGGGCATCTGCTCGACGAAGGAGCGGGCCTGGGCGATCTCGAGCGCCTGCCACAGCTCGTCGTCGGTGGCGTCGGGCCGTCCGTAGCGGAGGTTCGACGCCACGGTGCCGGAGAACAGGTAGGGCCGCTGCGGCACGAAGCCGACGGCGAGCGCCAGCCGCAACGGGTCGAGGTCGCGCACGTCGATGCCGTCGATCAGCACCCGGCCGCCGGTGGCGTCGAACAGCCGGGGCACCAGGTTGAGCAGGGTGGTCTTGCCGCTGCCGGTGCTGCCGATGATCGCCGTCGTCTCGCCGGGGCGGGCCACCAGGTCGATGCCGCACAGCACCGGCTCCTCGGCGCCGGGGTAGCGGAACTCGACGTCCTGCAGCTCCAGCAGGCCCCGCAGCTCGCCCTCGTCGGGCACGACCGGCGACGCCGGCGGCACGACCGAGCTCGCGGTCTCGAGCACCTCCTGGATGCGCTCGGCGCACACGTCGGCGCGGGGCAGCATCATCAGCATGAAGGTGGCCACCATCACCGACATCAGGTTCTGCATGAGGTAGCTCATGAAGGCGGTGAGCGCGCCGACCTCCATGGCCCCGCCGTCGATGCGGTGCCCGCCGAACCACACCACCGCCACGTAGGTGAGGTTGAAGAGCAGCATCACCGAGGGGAACAGCAGCGCGGTGTAGCGGTTGACGCCCAGTGACACGTCGTAGAGGCCGTTGTTGGCCCGGCCGAAGCGCTCGCGCTCGAAGTCGTCGCGGACGAAGGCCCGCACCACCCGGACGCCGGTGATCTGCTCGCGCAGCACCTGGTTGATGCCGTCGAGGCGCTCCTGCCAGGTGCGGAACAGCGGCCGCAGCCGGCTGACCATGAAGGCGACGAACACACCCAGGATCGGCGCGAGGAGCAGCAGGATCGACGACAGCGGCACGTCCTGCCGGGTGGCCATCACGATGCCGCCGACCGACATGATCGGCGCCGACACCGCCATCGTGAAGCCCATCACCACCAGCAGCTGGATCTGCTGCACGTCGTTGGTGGTGCGGGTGATCAGCGACGGCGTGCCGAACCGGCCCATCTCCTGGGCGGAGAACTGCTGGACCTTCTGGAAGATCGCGCCGCGGATGTCGCGCCCGAGCGCCATGGCCGTGCGGGCGCCGAAGAAGACCGCCACCATCGAGGCGACGACCTGCACCAGCGTCACCGCCAGCATGATCCCGCCCTTGCTGACGATCACGCTGGTGTCGGCCTGCGCCACGCCCTCGTCGATGAGGTCGCCGTTGACGGTGGGCAGGTAGAGCATGGCCAGCGACTGCAGGAACTGCAGCGCCACGATCCACGCGAGGTCCCTGCGGTAGGGCCGCAGGTGGGCCCGCACGAGTCGCACTAGCACGTCGTCGTCCGTCCTTCTCCTCAGCTCGCGTCGGGCCGGGAGGACGGCCCCGTCGTAGTGTCCGGGCCACCGTACACGTCGTGCGTACGGTGTACACACCTCGGCTAGGGTGAGGCGGCGATGAGCGCCGCCGACGACGTCGAGGTCTCCATCTGGGAGCGGATCGCCCGGCCGGCGCGGTCGCTCACCACGCTGGATCACGAGCGGATCGCGGCCGCCGCCATCGACATCGCCGACGCCGACGGCCTCGACGCCGTGTCGATGCGGCGCCTCGCCGGCCAGCTCGGGGTGGCGACGATGGCCCTCTACCGCTACGTGTCCGGCAAGGAGGACATCTTCTGGCTGATGGTCGACGCCGCGTTCGACGACGTCGACCTCGACCCCGACGGCGCTCCCGGCGACTGGCAGGTGGTCCTGCGCGACCACGCCCGCCGGGTGCGGGCCGGCATCCTGCGCCACCCGTGGGTCGGGGAGGCCGGGGCCCGGGTGCTGATCGGCCTCACGCCCCGCCGGATGGCCGGCGCCGAGCGGGTGCTGGTGTCGATCGGCCACCTCGACCTCGACGCCGACACCGGCCTGGCGGTGTTCCAGACGGTGAACGCCTACGTGTGGGGGGCGACCGGCGGTGAGGTGACCCAGCTGCGCCTCATGCGGCGGCAGGGCTTCCGCAGCGGCGACGACCTCCGCACCGCCTACAGCCGCCACATGCGCTGGCTCATGGACACCGGCCGCTACCCGACCTACCAGCGCTCCATCCGCGCGGCGAAGCGCAAGGACGACCACGACTGGCGCTTCGAGTTCGGCCTCGACTGCGTCATCGAGGGGATCGGCAAGCGCCTGTCGATCTGACTTCGGTCCTTGACCCTCACCCTTAACTGTCAGAGGGGGTCGGTAGCGTCAGGATCACCATGAGTGAAGTCGTGACCGCGGAACCGAGTGAGGCCGTCGAGCCCGAGACCGGCGCGCGATTGGGTGTCGTGATCGGGTCGCTGATGCTGTCGCTGCTGCTGGCGGCGCTCGACTCCACCATCGTCGCCACGGCGCTGCCCACCATCGTCGGCGAGCTGGGCGGGCTCGACCAGTACGCCTGGGTGGTCACGGCGTACCTGCTCACGTTCACGGTGTCGACGCCGCTGTACGGCAAGCTCGGCGACCTCTACGGCCGGAAGCGCCTGTTCCAGGCGGCGATCGTGATCTTCCTCGTGGGCTCGGCGCTCAGCGGGCTCAGCCAGAACATGGGCCAGCTCATCGCCTTCCGGGGCCTGCAGGGCCTGGGCGGCGGCGGGCTGATGGTGGGCTCGCAGGCGATCATCGGCGACATCGTCTCGCCGCGGGAGCGCGGCCGCTACCAGGGCTACTTCGGGGCCGTGTTCGGCTTCGCCAGCGTCGCCGGGCCGCTCGTCGGCGGCTTCCTCACCGACAAGGTCGACTGGCGCTGGGTCTTCTACGTGAACCTGCCCATCGGCCTGGTGGCGCTCGTGGCGGTGGCGGGGGCGCTGCACACGCCGGTCGAGCGGGTGAGCCACGTGGTCGACTACCTGGGCACGGTGCTGATGGCGGGTGGGGTGACCTGCCTGATCCTGATCACCACCTGGGGTGGCAACGAGTACGAGTGGGGCTCGGCCACGATCGTCGGGCTGTCGCTGGCGGCGGTGGTGCTGCTGGGGTTGTTCGTGCTGGTCGAGTCGCGGGTGCGCGAGCCGCTGATACCACTGCGCCTGTTCCGCAACTCCGTGTTCTCGGTGGTGTGCGTGGTCGCACTCGCCGTGGGCGCGGCGCTGTTCGGCGCCACCACCTACCTGCCGCAGTACCAGCAGGTGGTGCGGGGCCAGTCGGCCACCAGCTCGGGGCTCCAGCTCATCCCGCTGATGGCGGGGGTGGTGGTGGCGTCGCTGCTGACGGGCCAGCTCATCAGCCGCACCGGCCGCTACAAGGTCTTCCCCCTGGCGGGCACGGCCACCATGGCGGTCGGCCTGTTCCTGCTGTCCGACCTGGGCGTCGACACGGGGACGGTGCGGCTCGGCGTCTACATGGCGGTGCTCGGCATCGGCATCGGCCTGGTGATGCAGATGCTGGTGCTGGTGGCCCAGAACTCCGTCCAGGTGCGCGACCTGGGCACGGCCACGTCCACGGCCTCGTTCGCCCGGTCGATCGGCGGTTCGTTCGGCGTGGCGCTGTTCGGCTCGATCTTCAACTCGACCTTCGCCGGCAACCAGGCCTCTGCGGGGCTGTCCGCCTTCACCGGCGACCCCACCCAGCTGTCGCAGCTGCCGGCCGCCACCCGGGGCCCCTACCTGACGGCCTACGCCGACGCGCTCGACACGGTGTTCCTGGCCGGGGTGCCCCTGGCCGTGGGGGCGTTCGTGGTCGCCCTGTTCCTGAAAGAGGTGCCGCTGCGGAGCGGCGCCGTGGCCGACGACCGCATCGCCGGCGCCAGCAACAGCTTCGGCCTGGCGCCGCTGGCCACGGCCGGGGTGATGGAGGAGATCACCGCCCGGGTGCGGGCGGCCCGCGCCGCGCTCTCCCGGGTCGACTCGCTGGACGCCGCCCAGGAGCTGTCGCCGGCCCAGCTGCAGGACCTGCGGGCGCTGTTCGAGGACCGCATCGCCTACCTCACCGAGGCCACCGGCCGGGTCCGGGGCCAGGCCGACGAGCTGCCGCCCGACCGCTGGAAGCTCCTGGTCGAACTGCTGTGCGTCGAACGCGAGACCCTCGCCGCGTCACCGGTCGCCGCGCTCGCGGCGGCCACCGGGGCCCGACGGGAGGCCGCGGTGCGGGTGGATGCCGCCGAGGCGGCGCTGCGGCGGCTCGACGAGGTGGCCGCCACGGGCGAGGTGTCCGACGACAGCGTCGCCGCCCTGCGCGACCTGTTCGAGGCCCGCGTCGCCCACGTCCGCCGGCGGGCCGAGTCCGGCCTCGCCGCGGCCACCGACCTGTCGCCCGCCGGCTGGTCCCTGGTCCTCGACGTCCTCGCCGAGGAGCGCCGCGAGCTGGCCGCCTACGAGTCCTCCGGCGAGTTCACCCCCACCACCTGCCGCCGCGCCGCCCACCACCTCACCACCGAGTCCGCCCTCGTCACCCCGACCACCGGATGACGAGGGCGTCGGCCCCTGCTCAGAAGTCGCCAGGTCAGTTGCTGAGGCCGGCGATGCCGGCGCCGACGAGCTTGGCCGCGAGGATCACGCACACGACGGTCATGATCGTGGCGTTGTTGTCGGCCATCCACTGGCGCAGGCTCACGAGCCCCGGCTCGACCCGCTTGCCCAGCAGCAGGTAGCTGAGAACCGGGCCGATGACCGTCATCGACGCCAACAGCACGAAGACGGCGATCGCCACCGCGTCGCCGCCCGCCGACAGCCCGCCCTGGGCGATCGCCGCCGCACCCGCGAGCGTCAACGCCAGGTTCTTGGGGTTGACCGCCGCCAGCGCGACGCCGACGGCCAGCGCCCGCGGCACGTCGAAGTCCTGCAGCGTGTCCATCCACTTGGGCAACACCGGCGCCTCGCCGGGGACGGGCCGCTTGTCCCACTGCTTCTTCGCGACCGCCAGCAGCCCGAGACCGAGCACGAGCTGGAGCACGTCGACCGCCGTGCTGGTGTCGCTGTCGGGATCGTCGGACCCGCCGGCCAGCCACAGCACCAGCAGGCAGAGCACCGTCAGCCCCACCACCCACCCGACGGCGAACGCCGGCCCGTTGGCCCGACCCCGCGGCGTCGTCAGCAACAGGATCACCGCCACGATCGGAAACGGGCTCAGGGCGACGCCGAGGGCGGAGGGCAGGAGATCCCCGATGACCGGTCCGAGCATGGCCGCAACGTACGGACGACCCTCGGTCCGATCGTCACCCAACTGGGGTGATACCACCCCGTGCGGGTGAAGACGCCTCCCCGGAGGGCGTCGAAGCTGGCGGCCATGCCAACCGCAGCCGACACACCCCTGGGCCCGGTCGAGATGATGCTCATCGGGTTCCCCGAGAACCGCTTCGACGGTTCGATCCTGCCGACGCTCGGCAACCTGGTCGACGCCGGCACCGTCCGGCTGATCGACCTGGTGATGGTCAGCAAGGACCTCGACGGGAACGTCACCGCCCTGGAGATCGACGGCCTCGACGACGTGTCCGGGGCGTTCGCCGAGCTCGACGGCGAGGTCGGCGAGCTGTTCAGCGAGGAGGACCTCGAGGTGGCGGGCGAGCAGCTGGCCCCCAACAGCTCGGCAGCTCTCGTCCTCTGGGAGAACAGCTGGGCGGCGAAGCTCAGCTCCGAGATCTTCGACGCCGGTGGAGCGGTCCTGCTCCACGACCGGGTCCCCGCCGAGGCCGTCGCCGCGGCGTTCCAGTCCCTGCCGGCCGGCTGAGAGGAGCCGACGATGCTCGCACGACGTGGGCTCGGCCGTGTCGGCCGCCCCGGGCTGCTGGGGACGATGGCCCGCACCGCGGTCGTCGCCGGCACCGCCACGGCGGTGGCCGGCGGCGTCCAACGCCACCAGCAGAGCCGCCAGGAGGACGCCCCGCAGGCCGACCAGACGGCGCAGCTCCAGCAGCTCGCCGAGATGCGGAGCCAGGGACTGCTGGACGAGGCCGAGTTCGCCGCGGCCAAGGCGAAGCTCCTCGGCCTCTGAACGACGGTTCTTCACCCAGCGGGGGTGACGCCGAATGCGACGGGGCGGCCGAGCCTCGTCGGGAGAACATCGATCGACCCCAGGAGAGCCCGATGAGCACCTTGACCGTGTGGAAGTTCGACGATCCCGAAGGCGCCAACAAGGCCGTCGACATGCTCGAGGATCTGCAGAGGCAAGCCGTCATCACCGTGCACGATGCGGCAACGGTGTCGTGGGAGCCGGGTACGAAGAAGCCGAAGACCCGACAGCTCGCCAGCCTCACCGGTGCCGGCGCAATGGGCGGTGCGTTCTGGGGCCTGTTGTTCGGTCTGATCTTCTTCGTGCCGTTGCTCGGCATGGCGGTCGGTGCCGCGGCGGGAGCATTGAGCGGGTCCCTGGCTGACGTGGGCATCGACGACGAGTTCATCGCCTCGATCCGGGCCAAGGTCCAGCCGGGCACGTCGGCGCTCTTCGCCATGACCAGCGACGCCGTTACCGACAAGGTCGCCGAGGCATTCGGCGATGTCGAGGCCGAGCTCATTTACACCAACCTCTCGGCCGACGAAGAGGCACGCCTGCGTGACGTTTTCGGCGATTGATGCAATAGGCGACGCCGTGCTGTAACCGAGGGGAGCCGCCGCCGGCTCCCCTCGACGCGTCGACCGATGCATCTTTCATGGGACTTCGGGGAATGGGGTGCGCGCTCCCCGATAGGAGCAAAGGGCTGGCTGGACTGGAGGTCCTCGTCGAGATGCGTCAGGGGCAGGTCCCTGTCGGCACCAAAGGATGTGTCCCGCGGCTCCCACCGCTGCACGTCCCGCGGCCGCGATTGGAGAGACGCCTGGCCGAGCCGGGCCGTGCTCCGGTGACCTTGGTGTGCGCACCCCCGGGTGCGGGCAAGTCGACGCTGCTGGCCAGCGCGTTGGCGCCCTCGACGGAGCAGGACACGGGGGGTCGGCCGGCCGCCTGGCTGTGCCTCGACGAGCGCGACAACGATGCCGGCCGCCTGGTCACACTGCTGCGGGCGGCGCTGTCCGCCCGGCTGGACCACCCGTCCCGGCGCCGCCCGTCGGTCCCGGTCCTCGACCAGCTCGACGAGCTGCTGGGGCGCCTCGCCGCCGGCGACGACCCGGCGCAGGTGCTGGTCCTCGACGACGTCCACGCCCTGCGCTCGGCTCCGGCGATCGAGCTCGTCGACCACCTGCTCCACAACGCTCCGCCCCAGCTCGAGATCGTGCTGGCGAGCCGGGCCGACCCGCCCGTCGGCCTCGACGACCTGCGGCTCGACGGGCGCCTCGCCGAGATCCGCAACGCCGACCTGGCGTTCGACGCCGCGGAGACCACCGAGCTGCTGGCCCGGCACGAGGTGACGCTCGGCGGCGACGAGGTCCAGGCGCTGTGGGCCCGGACCGAGGGATGGGCCGCCGGCCTACGCCTCGCCGCCTGCGCCCTGCAGACCGAGACCGACCCGGGGCGCTTCGTGCGCAGCGCCGCCCGCACGGCCGCGGTCGTGTCCGACTACCTGCTGCGGGAGCTGCTCGTCCGCAAGGACGACGCCGTCCAGTGGTTCCTGCTGCGCACCAGCGTC
Protein-coding sequences here:
- a CDS encoding GAP family protein, whose protein sequence is MLGPVIGDLLPSALGVALSPFPIVAVILLLTTPRGRANGPAFAVGWVVGLTVLCLLVLWLAGGSDDPDSDTSTAVDVLQLVLGLGLLAVAKKQWDKRPVPGEAPVLPKWMDTLQDFDVPRALAVGVALAAVNPKNLALTLAGAAAIAQGGLSAGGDAVAIAVFVLLASMTVIGPVLSYLLLGKRVEPGLVSLRQWMADNNATIMTVVCVILAAKLVGAGIAGLSN
- a CDS encoding DUF6325 family protein: MPTAADTPLGPVEMMLIGFPENRFDGSILPTLGNLVDAGTVRLIDLVMVSKDLDGNVTALEIDGLDDVSGAFAELDGEVGELFSEEDLEVAGEQLAPNSSAALVLWENSWAAKLSSEIFDAGGAVLLHDRVPAEAVAAAFQSLPAG
- a CDS encoding SHOCT domain-containing protein, with amino-acid sequence MLARRGLGRVGRPGLLGTMARTAVVAGTATAVAGGVQRHQQSRQEDAPQADQTAQLQQLAEMRSQGLLDEAEFAAAKAKLLGL
- a CDS encoding DUF1269 domain-containing protein, encoding MSTLTVWKFDDPEGANKAVDMLEDLQRQAVITVHDAATVSWEPGTKKPKTRQLASLTGAGAMGGAFWGLLFGLIFFVPLLGMAVGAAAGALSGSLADVGIDDEFIASIRAKVQPGTSALFAMTSDAVTDKVAEAFGDVEAELIYTNLSADEEARLRDVFGD